Proteins found in one Lycium ferocissimum isolate CSIRO_LF1 chromosome 6, AGI_CSIRO_Lferr_CH_V1, whole genome shotgun sequence genomic segment:
- the LOC132059770 gene encoding uncharacterized protein LOC132059770 isoform X1 has protein sequence MSPRTMLLKFFKIFIILPSLGGFVVSNLESESCFVNQYVRQAQRKFEQKTNRFWEYDDQSNSWIQVNLPYDLVSCFNDNCTKVNRIDQTTYQEPEKQREIVITKVKDEEKNSYSYLPLRKRVSLTKMSETSIWITGVSGSIYERFWNGLQWVIAPHDLPISAGYAVSVFIVNQTILALSESGYLYQLQLSDDQPVWIDITPPNDHQTSQVTEQSSVIQIVSGVVSNDRRRIYFCTKNGTLLELTEVDPIRWTNHGKPPGANVAAIADVSTFRSEVVFTISTAGDLYEYDQSSRPSWKKHIRKESSTQDTSLKPSTGCSLKGVNGAISKSLFLLTKGGYLIERRSQRRKWKWINHGNPKDHIVSSITCLSEENLAENSNSLFLTTAAGYVFEYRIPDHSGIDQEDDVRESWINHVYPPHAKAARGIPGVQFQPGRIIFPLDDGRLGELHLSGLGGENSGPNYQINARRRSSQKYVWSLIDAPETEGWNAEYCTEEHGPLNCIAGIKDEINEPDRRRSRSSKEQQSYISIDMSARKKAAEPEGDYNIPDKNFHLRVMHEGKSFFLITEGGLIFEYLNSENMWFWLKHDHSTAMRGALGNYNGSLFLVDEQRSLHIRERDSDELAWINCTAMKKGRQVIGGPPWDDLPEKSRKARKEDALFFVSKSGRLLQFAVALRKFKWKDCRYPGNMKIASIADQELLRENVVFVIGRNGRLYQYNKVTELWHEHYQSQHLVLSRSPGTAMRLSSLSLQGSIFMLSENGGLVEYNWNPSNGWNWIEHGTPEPSVVLVGSPGPCFKGAHLFLVGSDGEVYLRFLDNGTWKWRCCGFPYMENKVKENEEHDHKETCTYEDLAARLEKIEENLQALNKNCDSKVAITRPIPFSEDSVIFELRDGRLAEMRRTGDTAWTWSRTIGTPTSLCISSFWATLAS, from the exons atgtCTCCGAGAACCATGTTGCTCAAGTTCTTCAAGATTTTCATTATCTTGCCATCATTGGGTGGTTTTGTTGTTTCAAATTTAGAGTCAGAGTCGTGTTTTGTTAACCAATATGTAAGACAAGCTCAGAGGAAATTTGAGCAGAAAACAAACAGGTTTTGGGAGTATGATGATCAATCCAACAGTTGGATTCAAGTGAATTTGCCTTATGACTTAGTTTCTTGTTTCAATGATAACTGTACAAAAGTCAATAGAATTGATCAAACTACTTATCAAGAACCTGAAAAACAAAGGGAGATAGTTATTACAAAAGTTAAGGATGaggaaaaaaattcttattCTTATCTCCCTTTGAGAAAAAGAGTTTCTTTGACAAAAATGTCTGAAACATCCATTTGGATCACTGGTGTAAGTGGATCAATCTATGAAAGATTTTGGAATGGATTGCAGTGGGTAATAGCACCTCATGATTTGCCAATATCAGCAGGATATGCAGTTTCTGTTTTCATTGTCAATCAGACAATTCTTGCTCTATCAGAATCAGGATATCTCTATCAG TTGCAGTTAAGTGATGATCAGCCAGTCTGGATAGATATTACACCTCCAAATGATCACCAAACAAGTCAAGTAACAGAACAAAGTTCTGTAATTCAAATTGTATCAGGAGTTGTCTCCAATGATAGGAG GAGAATATATTTCTGCACAAAGAATGGAACTTTACTAGAACTCACTGAGGTTGATCCCATAAG GTGGACCAATCATGGAAAACCCCCTGGAGCAAATGTTGCAGCAATCGCGGACGTATCTACATTTAGATCAGAAGTAGTCTTTACAATTAG TACTGCAGGTGAtctttatgaatatgatcagAGCTCAAGGCCATCATGGAAGAAGCATATAAGAAAAGAGTCTTCTACACAAGATACTTCTCTGAAACCATCTACAGGTTGCAGTTTAAAAGGAGTCAATGGAGCTATTTCAAAATCTTTGTTTCTCTTGACTAAG GGAGGATATCTAATAGAGAGACGGTCACAACGAAGGAAATGGAAATGGATCAATCATGGAAATCCAAAAGATCATATTGTGTCTTCCATTACATGCCTTTCTGAAGAAAACTTGGCTGAAAATTCAAACTCATTGTTTCTTACAACTGCAGCTGGTTACGTTTTCGAATATCGAATTCCAGATCATTCAG GTATTGACCAAGAGGATGATGTTAGAGAAAGTTGGATCAATCACGTCTATCCCCCTCATGCCAAGGCTGCAAGAGGAATTCCAGGAGTGCAATTTCAACCTGGCAGAATTATTTTCCCACTTGATGATGGTAGGCTTGGAGAGCTTCACCTATCTGGCCTAGGTGGTGAAAATTCCGGACCGAATTATCAAATTAATGCTAGAAGAAGATCATCCCAGAAATATGTCTGGTCTCTAATAGATGCCCCAGAAACTGAAGGATGGAATGCAGAATATTGCACTGAAGAACATGGACCGTTGAATTGCATTGCAGGCATCAAAGATGAAATCAACGAACCTGATCGAAGGAGATCAAGGAGTAGCAAAGAACAACAAAGTTACATATCAATTGATATGTCAGCTAGGAAAAAAGCTGCTGAACCCGAGGGAGACTACAATATCCCGGACAAAAATTTCCATCTGAGGGTGATGCATGAAGGCAAATCATTCTTCCTAATAACGGAAGGTGGTCTAATTTTCGAGTATCTAAATTCTGAAAATATGTGGTTTTGGCTTAAGCATGATCATTCAACAGCTATGAGAGGTGCCCTTGGGAACTACAATGGAAGTTTGTTTTTGGTTGATGAACAAAGGAGTTTGCACATCAGAGAAAGAGATAGTGATGAACTAGCATGGATTAATTGCACTGCTATGAAGAAAGGGAGGCAGGTAATTGGAGGTCCTCCATGGGATGATCTACCAGAGAAATCTCGAAAAGCTAGAAAAGAAGATGCACTTTTCTTTGTAAGCAAAAGTGGGAGATTGCTACAATTTGCA GTTGCACTGAGAAAGTTCAAATGGAAAGATTGTCGGTATCCAGGCAATATGAAGATCGCAAGCATTGCTGACCAGGAACTGCTCCGAGAGAACGTGGTGTTTGTCATTGGAAGGAACGGACGCTTATACCAGTATAACAAAGTGACTGAACTATGGCACGAGCATTACCAATCCCAACATTTGGTTCTATCAAGGTCTCCTGGAACTGCAATGAGGTTATCTTCACTGTCACTGCAAGGTTCTATTTTCATGCTTTCGGAAAATGGTGGActagttgaatataattggaatccATCCAACGGATGGAATTGGATTGAACATGGAACGCCAGAGCCGAGTGTTGTCCTTGTTGGTTCACCGGGACCATGCTTCAAAGGTGCTCATTTGTTCTTAGTAGGTTCAGATGGAGAAGTGTATCTGAGGTTTTTGGACAATGGGACGTGGAAATGGAGATGCTGTGGCTTTCCGTATATGGAAAATAAAGTCAAGGAAAATGAAGAACATGATCATAAGGAAACTTGTACTTACGAAGATCTTGCAGCTCGTTtagagaaaattgaagaaaacctGCAAGCCTTAAACAAAAACTGTGACTCCAAG GTGGCAATTACAAGACCAATTCCTTTTTCTGAAGATTCAGTCATATTTGAGCTCAGAGATGGCAGA TTGGCAGAAATGCGACGGACAGGGGATACAGCTTGGACATGGTCACGTACCATTGGCACTCCTACTAGCCTCTGCATATCAAGTTTCTGGGCAACTTTAGCAtcataa
- the LOC132059770 gene encoding uncharacterized protein LOC132059770 isoform X2, with amino-acid sequence MSPRTMLLKFFKIFIILPSLGGFVVSNLESESCFVNQYVRQAQRKFEQKTNRFWEYDDQSNSWIQVNLPYDLVSCFNDNCTKVNRIDQTTYQEPEKQREIVITKVKDEEKNSYSYLPLRKRVSLTKMSETSIWITGVSGSIYERFWNGLQWVIAPHDLPISAGYAVSVFIVNQTILALSESGYLYQLSDDQPVWIDITPPNDHQTSQVTEQSSVIQIVSGVVSNDRRRIYFCTKNGTLLELTEVDPIRWTNHGKPPGANVAAIADVSTFRSEVVFTISTAGDLYEYDQSSRPSWKKHIRKESSTQDTSLKPSTGCSLKGVNGAISKSLFLLTKGGYLIERRSQRRKWKWINHGNPKDHIVSSITCLSEENLAENSNSLFLTTAAGYVFEYRIPDHSGIDQEDDVRESWINHVYPPHAKAARGIPGVQFQPGRIIFPLDDGRLGELHLSGLGGENSGPNYQINARRRSSQKYVWSLIDAPETEGWNAEYCTEEHGPLNCIAGIKDEINEPDRRRSRSSKEQQSYISIDMSARKKAAEPEGDYNIPDKNFHLRVMHEGKSFFLITEGGLIFEYLNSENMWFWLKHDHSTAMRGALGNYNGSLFLVDEQRSLHIRERDSDELAWINCTAMKKGRQVIGGPPWDDLPEKSRKARKEDALFFVSKSGRLLQFAVALRKFKWKDCRYPGNMKIASIADQELLRENVVFVIGRNGRLYQYNKVTELWHEHYQSQHLVLSRSPGTAMRLSSLSLQGSIFMLSENGGLVEYNWNPSNGWNWIEHGTPEPSVVLVGSPGPCFKGAHLFLVGSDGEVYLRFLDNGTWKWRCCGFPYMENKVKENEEHDHKETCTYEDLAARLEKIEENLQALNKNCDSKVAITRPIPFSEDSVIFELRDGRLAEMRRTGDTAWTWSRTIGTPTSLCISSFWATLAS; translated from the exons atgtCTCCGAGAACCATGTTGCTCAAGTTCTTCAAGATTTTCATTATCTTGCCATCATTGGGTGGTTTTGTTGTTTCAAATTTAGAGTCAGAGTCGTGTTTTGTTAACCAATATGTAAGACAAGCTCAGAGGAAATTTGAGCAGAAAACAAACAGGTTTTGGGAGTATGATGATCAATCCAACAGTTGGATTCAAGTGAATTTGCCTTATGACTTAGTTTCTTGTTTCAATGATAACTGTACAAAAGTCAATAGAATTGATCAAACTACTTATCAAGAACCTGAAAAACAAAGGGAGATAGTTATTACAAAAGTTAAGGATGaggaaaaaaattcttattCTTATCTCCCTTTGAGAAAAAGAGTTTCTTTGACAAAAATGTCTGAAACATCCATTTGGATCACTGGTGTAAGTGGATCAATCTATGAAAGATTTTGGAATGGATTGCAGTGGGTAATAGCACCTCATGATTTGCCAATATCAGCAGGATATGCAGTTTCTGTTTTCATTGTCAATCAGACAATTCTTGCTCTATCAGAATCAGGATATCTCTATCAG TTAAGTGATGATCAGCCAGTCTGGATAGATATTACACCTCCAAATGATCACCAAACAAGTCAAGTAACAGAACAAAGTTCTGTAATTCAAATTGTATCAGGAGTTGTCTCCAATGATAGGAG GAGAATATATTTCTGCACAAAGAATGGAACTTTACTAGAACTCACTGAGGTTGATCCCATAAG GTGGACCAATCATGGAAAACCCCCTGGAGCAAATGTTGCAGCAATCGCGGACGTATCTACATTTAGATCAGAAGTAGTCTTTACAATTAG TACTGCAGGTGAtctttatgaatatgatcagAGCTCAAGGCCATCATGGAAGAAGCATATAAGAAAAGAGTCTTCTACACAAGATACTTCTCTGAAACCATCTACAGGTTGCAGTTTAAAAGGAGTCAATGGAGCTATTTCAAAATCTTTGTTTCTCTTGACTAAG GGAGGATATCTAATAGAGAGACGGTCACAACGAAGGAAATGGAAATGGATCAATCATGGAAATCCAAAAGATCATATTGTGTCTTCCATTACATGCCTTTCTGAAGAAAACTTGGCTGAAAATTCAAACTCATTGTTTCTTACAACTGCAGCTGGTTACGTTTTCGAATATCGAATTCCAGATCATTCAG GTATTGACCAAGAGGATGATGTTAGAGAAAGTTGGATCAATCACGTCTATCCCCCTCATGCCAAGGCTGCAAGAGGAATTCCAGGAGTGCAATTTCAACCTGGCAGAATTATTTTCCCACTTGATGATGGTAGGCTTGGAGAGCTTCACCTATCTGGCCTAGGTGGTGAAAATTCCGGACCGAATTATCAAATTAATGCTAGAAGAAGATCATCCCAGAAATATGTCTGGTCTCTAATAGATGCCCCAGAAACTGAAGGATGGAATGCAGAATATTGCACTGAAGAACATGGACCGTTGAATTGCATTGCAGGCATCAAAGATGAAATCAACGAACCTGATCGAAGGAGATCAAGGAGTAGCAAAGAACAACAAAGTTACATATCAATTGATATGTCAGCTAGGAAAAAAGCTGCTGAACCCGAGGGAGACTACAATATCCCGGACAAAAATTTCCATCTGAGGGTGATGCATGAAGGCAAATCATTCTTCCTAATAACGGAAGGTGGTCTAATTTTCGAGTATCTAAATTCTGAAAATATGTGGTTTTGGCTTAAGCATGATCATTCAACAGCTATGAGAGGTGCCCTTGGGAACTACAATGGAAGTTTGTTTTTGGTTGATGAACAAAGGAGTTTGCACATCAGAGAAAGAGATAGTGATGAACTAGCATGGATTAATTGCACTGCTATGAAGAAAGGGAGGCAGGTAATTGGAGGTCCTCCATGGGATGATCTACCAGAGAAATCTCGAAAAGCTAGAAAAGAAGATGCACTTTTCTTTGTAAGCAAAAGTGGGAGATTGCTACAATTTGCA GTTGCACTGAGAAAGTTCAAATGGAAAGATTGTCGGTATCCAGGCAATATGAAGATCGCAAGCATTGCTGACCAGGAACTGCTCCGAGAGAACGTGGTGTTTGTCATTGGAAGGAACGGACGCTTATACCAGTATAACAAAGTGACTGAACTATGGCACGAGCATTACCAATCCCAACATTTGGTTCTATCAAGGTCTCCTGGAACTGCAATGAGGTTATCTTCACTGTCACTGCAAGGTTCTATTTTCATGCTTTCGGAAAATGGTGGActagttgaatataattggaatccATCCAACGGATGGAATTGGATTGAACATGGAACGCCAGAGCCGAGTGTTGTCCTTGTTGGTTCACCGGGACCATGCTTCAAAGGTGCTCATTTGTTCTTAGTAGGTTCAGATGGAGAAGTGTATCTGAGGTTTTTGGACAATGGGACGTGGAAATGGAGATGCTGTGGCTTTCCGTATATGGAAAATAAAGTCAAGGAAAATGAAGAACATGATCATAAGGAAACTTGTACTTACGAAGATCTTGCAGCTCGTTtagagaaaattgaagaaaacctGCAAGCCTTAAACAAAAACTGTGACTCCAAG GTGGCAATTACAAGACCAATTCCTTTTTCTGAAGATTCAGTCATATTTGAGCTCAGAGATGGCAGA TTGGCAGAAATGCGACGGACAGGGGATACAGCTTGGACATGGTCACGTACCATTGGCACTCCTACTAGCCTCTGCATATCAAGTTTCTGGGCAACTTTAGCAtcataa